A genomic window from Camelina sativa cultivar DH55 chromosome 2, Cs, whole genome shotgun sequence includes:
- the LOC104720491 gene encoding bidirectional sugar transporter SWEET7-like, with protein sequence MVLAHLNLLRKIVGILGNFIALCLFLSPTPTFVRIVKKKSVEEYSPIPYLATLINCLVWVLYGLPAVHPDSMLVVTINSTGIVIEIVFLTIFFVYCGRQKQRLVISAVLAAETAFIAILAVLVFTLQHTTDKRTMSVGIVCCVFNVMMYASPLSVMKMVIKTKSVEFMPFWLSVAGFLNASIWTIYAVMPFDPFMAIPNGIGCLFGLAQLILYGAYYRSTKKIMAEREKQPSYIGLSTAVAHIEPEKIENFNQQINSV encoded by the exons atgGTGCTTGCACATCTTAACCTTCTTCGGAAGATTGTCGGAATCCTAG GAAACTTCATTGCTTTATGTCTGTTCTTGTCACCAAC GCCAACATTTGTCCGGATAGTGAAAAAGAAGTCAGTGGAGGAATATTCACCAATACCATATTTAGCGACTCTCATAAACTGTTTGGTTTGGGTTCTTTACGGGCTCCCTGCGGTGCATCCCGACAGTATGTTGGTCGTTACAATCAACAGCACGGGGATCGTGATCGAAATCGTCTTCCTTACCATATTTTTCGTTTATTGCGGTCGCCAAAAACAACGGTTGGTTATATCTGCTGTTTTAGCGGCTGAAACCGCGTTTATAGCTATTCTCGCGGTTTTGGTCTTTACACTTCAACACACTACCGATAAACGAACGATGAGTGTTGGAATCGTGTGTTGCGTTTTCAACGTTATGATGTACGCTTCTCCATTATCTGTCATG AAAATGGTAATAAAGACAAAAAGTGTGGAGTTCATGCCGTTTTGGCTATCGGTAGCTGGATTTCTCAATGCAAGCATTTGGACAATCTATGCAGTCATGCCTTTCGACCCATTCATGGCT ATACCAAATGGGATTGGATGTCTATTTGGATTGGCGCAGTTAATATTATATGGTGCATACTATAGATCCACCAAAAAGATAATGGCGGAAAGAGAGAAACAACCCAGTTACATCGGTTTATCAACAGCCGTCGCTCATATCGAACCtgaaaaaatcgaaaatttcaaccaacaaattaatagtgtttga